One genomic region from Streptomyces sp. NBC_00457 encodes:
- a CDS encoding DUF6355 family natural product biosynthesis protein, translating to MGKKVSSPLRIAAAVVSAVALAGTALTSTAQAAPAGDVSAMACGYYEAGGTAYYGHCGTNRIIIEIDLDWTTTERYQCVGPGETNLGSTDDIDFAHYVGDC from the coding sequence AGCAGTCCGCTGCGCATCGCCGCGGCCGTCGTCAGCGCCGTTGCCCTCGCCGGCACGGCGCTCACCTCAACCGCCCAGGCCGCGCCCGCGGGAGACGTCTCCGCCATGGCATGCGGCTACTACGAGGCGGGGGGCACCGCCTACTACGGCCACTGCGGCACCAATCGCATCATCATCGAGATCGATCTGGACTGGACCACGACCGAACGCTACCAATGCGTCGGACCGGGTGAGACCAACCTCGGCAGTACCGACGACATCGACTTCGCCCACTACGTCGGGGACTGCTGA